From Mus pahari chromosome 20, PAHARI_EIJ_v1.1, whole genome shotgun sequence, the proteins below share one genomic window:
- the Kcng4 gene encoding potassium voltage-gated channel subfamily G member 4, which translates to MPMSSRDGDLHPGHHHFGSCSPLSQLWPGPEPQSVKGLYYRRARKVGNLDASPEASLKEILVNVGGQRYLLPWSTLDAFPLSRLSRLRLCRSYEEITQLCDDYDENSQEFFFDRNPSAFGVIVSFLAAGKLVLLREMCALSFREELSYWGIEETNLERCCLRKLLKKLEEAAELRREEDAQRQQQRQACHSEVHASRWARSMNQLREMVEDPQSGLPGKVFACLSVLFVATTAVSLCVSTMPDFRAEEDKGECTRKCYYIFVVESICVAWFSLEFCLRFVQAPNKCQFFRGPLNVIDILAISPYYVSLAVSDESPEAGDRPSGSSYLEKVGLVLRVLRALRILYVMRLARHSLGLQTLGLTVRRCAREFGLLLLFLGVAVTLFSPLVYVAENESGRVLEFTSIPASYWWAIISMTTVGYGDMVPRSVPGQMVALSSILSGILIMAFPATSIFHTFSHSYLELKREQEQVQARLRRLQNTNSASERELLSDVDDLVPEGLTSPGRYM; encoded by the exons ATGCCCATGTCTTCCAGAGACGGGGACTTGCATCCTGGACACCATCATTTTGGCTCCTGCAGTCCCTTGAGTCAGCTCTGGCCGGGTCCCGAGCCTCAGTCAGTCAAGGGCCTTTACTACCGCAGGGCCCGGAAGGTGGGCAACCTGGACGCCTCtccagaggccagcctgaaggAGATCCTGGTAAACGTGGGTGGCCAGCGGTACCTGCTGCCCTGGAGCACCCTGGATGCCTTCCCGCTTAGCCGCCTGAGCAGGCTCCGGCTGTGCCGCAGCTATGAGGAGATCACGCAGCTCTGTGATGACTACGACGAGAACAGCCAGGAGTTCTTCTTCGACAGGAACCCCAGCGCCTTCGGGGTGATCGTGAGCTTCCTGGCCGCGGGAAAGCTGGTGCTTCTGCGAGAGATGTGCGCCCTGTCCTTCCGGGAGGAGCTGAGCTACTGGGGCATCGAGGAAACCAACCTGGAGCGCTGCTGCCTGCGCAAGCTGCTGAAGAAGCTGGAGGAGGCGGCCGAGCTGCGCCGGGAGGAGGATGCCCAGCGCCAGCAGCAGCGCCAGGCCTGCCACTCCGAGGTGCACGCTTCGCGATGGGCCCGCAGCATGAACCAGCTGCGGGAGATGGTGGAGGACCCACAGTCCGGGCTGCCCGGGAAGGTCTTCGCCTGCCTCTCCGTGCTCTTCGTGGCAACCACGGCTGTCAGCCTGTGTGTGAGCACCATGCCCGACTTCAGGGCTGAGGAGGACAAG GGAGAATGCACTAGAAAATGCTACTACATCTTCGTGGTGGAGTCCATCTGTGTGGCCTGGTTCTCGCTGGAGTTTTGCCTGCGTTTTGTCCAGGCCCCGAACAAATGTCAGTTCTTCCGCGGGCCCCTGAATGTCATCGACATTCTAGCCATCTCCCCATACTACGTGTCGCTCGCAGTGTCTGACGAGTCCCCGGAGGCAGGCGATAGGCCAAGCGGCAGCTCCTACCTGGAGAAAGTGGGGCTGGTCCTGCGTGTTCTGCGGGCTCTACGTATCCTCTACGTCATGCGCCTGGCTCGCCACTCGCTGGGGCTGCAGACGCTGGGCCTCACTGTGCGCCGCTGCGCCCGAGAGTTTGGCCTCCTGCTGCTCTTCCTAGGGGTGGCGGttaccctcttctctcctttggtCTACGTGGCTGAGAATGAATCTGGAAGGGTCCTGGAGTTCACTAGCATACCCGCATCCTATTGGTGGGCCATCATCTCCATGACTACCGTGGGCTATGGGGACATGGTCCCTCGCAGCGTGCCGGGACAGATGGTGGCTCTGAGCAGCATCCTTAGTGGGATCCTCATTATGGCTTTCCCGGCCACATCCATCTTCCACACGTTCTCTCACTCCTATCTGGAGCTGAAGAGGGAGCAGGAGCAGGTCCAGGCCCGCCTCCGGCGTCTTCAGAACACCAATTCGGCCAGCGAACGGGAGCTCCTGAGTGACGTAGATGATCTGGTCCCTGAGGGTCTGACCTCCCCAGGCCGCTACATGTAA